From Impatiens glandulifera chromosome 7, dImpGla2.1, whole genome shotgun sequence:
TATGTTGGCTGACTTTCTCATTTtctcgtcctcctcctcctctttctCTACCACCTAGGCATCTGCCTATAGTACTATGAGCATAAAGCATATTCTCATCTTTTATTGTCGTCTTCGCCTGGAGATCTTGTTCAAGAGACTCCCCTTCTTGTTTTTTCGTTCTCTACTCATGTGCTTTTAGGGACCCTGTAAGCTCTTCAAGGGTGAGTGTTTATAGGTCATTGGATTCATCTATTGCGCACACGATATTTCGAAATTATATGTCAATGACATCAGAATCTTTTCCATAACTTGGTTTGATGAAAGACTCTCACCATTTTGATTCAACTTGTTCACCACGGTCTGCATCCAAGTAATGAACTCATATACGCTTTCAAACTCTTTTATCCTCATTTTTGTCAGGTCGCTCTAAGGGTTTGAATCGGACTTACTTCACAtgtttttctaatttgtttgCTATTTCAAGTGTATCACATGCTACTTTGGAAGACTTTGGGTCGACTATCTTCTAAAAGCCAGATTTGTCGACGGCTCGGTATAGTAGATATAAAGTCGCTTTGTTTTTAGCTCAAACGACCTTCAACACATTCAGTTGGGCATTTGAATACCCATCTGTGTTCTTTGGTTCCTCATACCCAGTCTCGACCACATCCCAGTTATCTTGGGAGCCAAAAAGAGTCTTCATCTACACCTTCCAGTTGTCGTAGCTGACGCATTTTGTCAACTTGGGTAGCAGGATGTCATTGGTTAGACCTGTCATTTCTTTCAAGTGCTTACACTCAACACACACCTCACAAAGTTCTCGATCGCTCATCTTTCTCTATCGACAATGCATACCGCGGTGTTTTCTCTCGAGGCTAGCAGGTTCTCACATGCTCACCTCACAATACTAATTTGTcacaatattaatttgttgataacaaaagggaaaaaaatataaattatgacaGTCCTTTGCTCTTTTTAATCtcactatatttatttttattcatatcaaATGGATTGTTCAAAGTTTTATATGCAAAATATTTGTCTCTTTAAATGTTTGCCTCttcaaatactaaaataaattatgatgtcTATTAAATAGGTCTCTCACATCATATCCCACTCATCcctaaaatcattaatattattctaggaacaataaatataaaagtaaataaataaataaaaacttcttagtataaaattttcaactatCAAAACAAGTGCAAAGTCTTACCCTCGTTGGTTAGGGTTTGACCAATTTCCTTATAGTTTGGGTCTCATCTACCTCCACAATAGCGTGGATCTTATTGTGTCCACTTTTGACACATTCTAGTATTGtgtctttttaatttattttttctattactTAGTATTTTGGGTCGTTTTAAAGAAGACCTAGATCtttagttgataaaaaaaaagactgCTGACAAGTTCATAGTAAATAAACTCACATTTTCTCATTCTACTCCCATTCCATACCATtgactatataatatatttatgaacAGTGATTTATCTTTTATACAAGCACATGGgctatttgattcatttaattatttgacaGTTACAAAATTGAAAGATTCCGCCATTCCGATTGATCAGGATTGTTTCTCCTGTCTGTTTCTGTGTCTCCATCTGAGATCTGACCCACAAATGGTGACAAAAGAGAGAAGCCACTTATAAATTCTTCAAATTCAGAACTCAAATTCTTAGTTCTTAAGACTTTTTCCAAACCAATCGTGACCCCCATTTCGTTACTTATAAGAAAGTCAACTTCttcaagaaagaaaaaaatagcaTATATAATTGTCCTGTTGCTAATTCCAGACTCTATATGACCATGGCTAATTGGATTATGCTGATAATTGCAAGAAATGTTTATTTGTTGTTTAGAAAGTAAAACATTCAGACATCATGTCACCAGCTAACGTTGCAGCCTCCTATGTTGAAACGGATCCTTCTGGTCGATATGGACGTGTAAGCAAGCTTCTGATCCTTGTTTCTTGTCTTTGTAAAATGTTTTCTTcttattgttattataatttgttgaaCAGTTGAAAACAGTTGTTGGGAAAGGAGCAATGAAGACAGTTTACAAGGCATTTGATTCAGTTCTAGGAATTGAAGTGGCTTGGTACCAGGTGAAACTAAACCATGTTTTCCAATCCCATGAAGAACTTACACGCCTTTATTCAGAGGTTCACATCTTACAATCTCTGAAACATAAATCACTCATTAAATTCTACACTTCATGGATTGTCCCTGACCAATACACATTAAACTTCATCACTGAATTGTTCACTTCTGGAACCCTTATACAGTAAGAAACAATTACTCACTTCTTTCTATCCAACCGCAAAGAACTAGTTTTATAACTTTCTTGATAGGTATCGAAAGAGGTATGAACAGGTTGATATGCGAGTTATCAAAAACTGGGCACGTCAGATCTTACAAGGCTTGGCTTATCTTCATACCCGTGAAACTCCTGTCATTCATGGAGATCTCAAGTGTGATAACATCTTTGTTAATGGTCATCATGGTGAAGTCAAGATAGGTGATTTTGGGTTAGCCACTTTTCATCGCGAATCCCATCATAAACAGAGTATCTTAGGCAAGTTAGCTAGATCATAACTCTCTGAATTATTATCATGTGGGGTTTTTTTGTAACGGATTGCTTCTTTTGTACATGTGATGATCCAGGAACACCCGAATTCATGGCACCTGAAATTTACGCAGAGAAATACAATGAACTTGTAGACATCTATTCCTTCGGCATGTGTATGATAGAAATGCTCACATTAGAGAACCCTTATAGTGAATGCTCACATTCTATTATCCTAACAATGAATGCTCAAATATACAAGAAAGTTACTACGGTAAGAAACCAGAACTCAGAGAATGAAAATTGTATTGATTTCTGGACTATAAACATTAAACATGATTCCATGAACAGGGTAATCTTCCAAAAGCATTCTATCGGATTGGAAATGAAGATGCCCGTCAATTTGTTGGTAAATGCTTGGCTGTTTCTTCAAACAGGCCGTCAGCAGTTAACCTATTGAATGACCCATTTCTTGCTATGAATGATCAAGAAATGGATGCTTTCAATTGCATAACAAATGTGAGCTCTTCGGTTACAAATGAAACAGGGCAAGATATATTGATACCATTCCAGCTAGTATCTGTAAGACATGGAGAGATGACTATTACAGTTACAGGGACAATGAATCATACGGATGGAAGCATTGAACTTAAAGCTCGAATCGTGTATAATGATCGTGAGAGAAAGACAGATCTTCAAATTTCTAAGTTCTGTTTATGTTTGATAAGTTGTTTTTATAACTCGGAA
This genomic window contains:
- the LOC124910350 gene encoding probable serine/threonine-protein kinase WNK4 gives rise to the protein MSPANVAASYVETDPSGRYGRLKTVVGKGAMKTVYKAFDSVLGIEVAWYQVKLNHVFQSHEELTRLYSEVHILQSLKHKSLIKFYTSWIVPDQYTLNFITELFTSGTLIQYRKRYEQVDMRVIKNWARQILQGLAYLHTRETPVIHGDLKCDNIFVNGHHGEVKIGDFGLATFHRESHHKQSILGTPEFMAPEIYAEKYNELVDIYSFGMCMIEMLTLENPYSECSHSIILTMNAQIYKKVTTGNLPKAFYRIGNEDARQFVGKCLAVSSNRPSAVNLLNDPFLAMNDQEMDAFNCITNVSSSVTNETGQDILIPFQLVSVRHGEMTITVTGTMNHTDGSIELKARIVYNDRPAINAFFMFDIKSDIAINVAVEMVEKLKITDWRPEEIAHKIDDEISALVPGWKDYDHHHD